In one window of Zingiber officinale cultivar Zhangliang chromosome 11A, Zo_v1.1, whole genome shotgun sequence DNA:
- the LOC122032006 gene encoding protein LURP-one-related 10-like, whose amino-acid sequence MADGNRANHVAPAELVAARQFTVPYSVNLTLASTGGLFTPNDLYKVKDTNGDVVFMVKGVSFSSRRLLLDAAGRNPLLTMKPKASSWHEAWRVYRGDSTSPNDLLFSVRKPKVFQWKDNFDVFLATNTDEASPGDFKIISRSKKCTICIGQTDEIIAQMHRETAFFARDKLEITVNPNQDFAFIVSLIVILEEIKASRRRSSGSASAGGAAASASAGV is encoded by the exons ATGGCGGATGGGAATAGGGCGAATCATGTTGCGCCTGCCGAGCTAGTGGCCGCCCGGCAGTTCACCGTCCCGTACTCCGTCAATTTAACGCTCGCCAGCACTGGGGGTTTGTTCACCCCGAACGACCTTTACAAGGTCAAGGACACCAACGGCGACGTGGTGTTCATGGTGAAGGGCGTCTCCTTCAGcagccgccgcctcctcctcgaCGCCGCCGGCAGAAACCCTCTTCTCACCATGAAACCGAAA GCATCTAGTTGGCACGAAGCATGGAGAGTATACAGAGGAGACAGCACCAGCCCGAACGATTTGTTGTTCAGCGTGCGAAAGCCCAAGGTATTCCAGTGGAAGGACAACTTTGATGTGTTCTTGGCCACCAACACGGACGAAGCTTCCCCCGGTGACTTTAAGATAATTTCACGAAGCAAGAAATGCACCATTTGTATTGGCCAAACCGATGAAATCATAGCCCAA ATGCATCGCGAGACTGCATTTTTTGCCAGGGACAAATTAGAGATAACAGTGAATCCGAACCAGGATTTCGCCTTCATCGTGTCGTTGATAGTCATCCTTGAAGAGATCAAGGCAAGTCGTCGTCGATCAAGTGGTAGTGCTAGTGCTGGTGGTGCTGCTGCTAGTGCTAGTGCTGGTGTCTGA
- the LOC122032561 gene encoding protein LURP-one-related 10-like, with protein MVEYGKTARDVAPAVVVVDRQFTVSRAVNFTVTSTRSLLSPSDHYKATDINGDVVLKVKGFCFSSRCLLLDAADTPLLTIKPKAFTCHETWRVFRGESTSPNDLLFSVRKSKIFQWNDNFDVVLANNTNPSAPCDFKMSGRCKNGTICIGKSDEIIAQMHRKTACFARDKREVTVNPNVDYVFILSLIIVLEEIRARRRRSNAAAAGAVSGAIALII; from the exons ATGGTGGAATATGGGAAGACGGCGAGAGATGTTGCACCTGCCGTGGTGGTTGTCGACCGGCAGTTCACCGTTTCCCGCGCTGTCAATTTCACCGTCACCAGTACTCGCAGTTTGCTCTCCCCGAGCGACCATTACAAGGCGACAGACATCAACGGCGACGTGGTGCTCAAGGTGAAGGGTTTCTGCTTCAGCAGCCGCTGCCTCCTCCTCGATGCTGCCGACACCCCTCTCCTCACCATCAAACCAAAG GCATTTACCTGTCACGAAACATGGAGAGTGTTCAGAGGAGAGAGCACCAGCCCAAACGATCTGTTGTTCAGCGTGCGAAAGTCGAAGATATTCCAGTGGAACGACAACTTCGATGTGGTCTTGGCCAACAACACCAACCCATCTGCCCCCTGTGATTTTAAGATGTCTGGACGGTGCAAGAACGGCACCATTTGCATTGGCAAATCCGATGAAATCATAGCTCAA ATGCATCGCAAAACTGCATGTTTTGCAAGGGACAAACGGGAGGTAACAGTAAATCCGAACGTGGATTACGTCTTCATCCTGTCGTTGATAATTGTCCTTGAAGAGATCAGAGCACGTCGTCGTCGATCAAATGCAGCGGCAGCGGGTGCAGTAAGCGGTGCAATTgcattaattatttaa